One Roseimaritima multifibrata DNA window includes the following coding sequences:
- a CDS encoding ABC transporter permease, with translation MMWIRTLQLGVKSLLLHPLRSGLTMLGILIGVWAVIVLTAISQGASDQVQQQLESLGADTIILVSLKPPPEKLTSTSALKYGLTRDELEMIKANVPTLRSVVPIREIRRQFTRGDNTVDGRLVGCTPGYAQVNRLELRDRGGRFLTDADNSSSATVCVLSSGVADRLFPYEDPLGKRVYVPESTDYYQVVGVLKHRNASAAIGGSLDAQDFSNDIYVPLQTVRTRIGDRIVTRRSGQFQVEEMELNQITLRVNGGEEYVRSTAKMLESMIKPRHENLSDAAVVVPLELLEQARNLRLMFLGIGVMIACISLIVGGIGIMNIMLASVTERTREIGVRRALGAKRSDITRQFLVETVALSFAGAMLGIALGFLGPPMYNGFLGQVAYWAPDKFAALPEVIRDAKPKIVYATIPLAVIIAMSVGLASGLYPAIRAARMNPIDALRHE, from the coding sequence ATGATGTGGATTCGGACGCTGCAATTGGGCGTCAAAAGTCTTCTCCTTCACCCGCTCCGCAGCGGACTGACGATGCTGGGAATCCTCATCGGAGTCTGGGCGGTCATCGTGCTGACCGCCATCAGCCAAGGAGCCAGCGATCAAGTCCAACAACAACTGGAATCCCTTGGGGCCGACACGATCATCTTGGTCAGCCTAAAACCACCGCCCGAAAAACTGACCAGCACCTCTGCGCTCAAATACGGCCTGACGCGCGACGAACTGGAAATGATCAAGGCCAACGTCCCCACCCTCCGCAGCGTCGTGCCGATCCGAGAAATCCGCCGCCAGTTCACCCGAGGCGACAACACCGTCGACGGTCGCCTGGTCGGTTGCACTCCCGGCTATGCCCAGGTCAACCGCCTAGAACTACGCGATCGAGGCGGACGCTTCTTAACCGATGCCGACAACAGTTCGTCGGCGACCGTTTGCGTCCTGTCCTCTGGAGTCGCTGACCGCCTGTTCCCTTACGAAGACCCGCTGGGCAAACGCGTCTACGTCCCTGAAAGCACCGATTACTACCAAGTGGTCGGAGTCCTTAAACACCGCAACGCCTCCGCTGCAATCGGCGGTTCGCTGGACGCTCAAGATTTCTCGAACGACATTTACGTTCCGCTACAGACCGTTCGCACCCGGATCGGCGACCGAATCGTGACTCGCCGCAGCGGCCAATTCCAAGTCGAAGAAATGGAATTGAACCAGATCACGCTGCGAGTAAACGGAGGCGAAGAGTACGTGCGGAGCACCGCCAAGATGCTTGAATCCATGATCAAACCGAGGCACGAAAACCTCAGCGACGCCGCCGTCGTCGTCCCCCTGGAATTGCTGGAACAAGCCCGCAACCTTCGCCTGATGTTTCTCGGGATCGGGGTCATGATCGCCTGCATCTCGCTGATCGTCGGCGGGATCGGGATCATGAACATCATGTTGGCAAGCGTTACCGAACGAACCCGCGAAATCGGTGTTCGCCGAGCCTTAGGGGCGAAGCGATCGGACATCACCAGACAGTTCCTTGTCGAAACCGTCGCCCTCAGTTTCGCAGGCGCCATGCTAGGCATCGCCTTGGGATTCTTAGGCCCGCCGATGTACAACGGTTTCCTAGGGCAGGTCGCCTACTGGGCACCTGACAAATTCGCTGCCCTCCCCGAAGTCATTCGCGATGCAAAACCCAAGATCGTCTACGCCACGATCCCGTTGGCCGTCATCATCGCCATGTCAGTAGGCCTAGCAAGCGGACTCTACCCCGCAATCCGAGCCGCAAGAATGAACCCCATCGACGCCCTACGTCACGAATAA
- a CDS encoding ABC transporter ATP-binding protein has protein sequence MPNAIPQPAAASAAKSNRLATSICDVRKEYVLKSETVRALRGVSFDVPEGDFVAIMGPSGSGKSTLLNLLGCLDKPTAGHLLLGEDDISSMSDDELAEIRSRRIGFVFQSYNLIQQLTVVENIQVPLYYQGRLGSEERRRATDLASTVGLGDRLDHRPNQLSGGQQQRVAIARSLVNDPYFILADEPTGNLDSKTTEEILTLFDRLNGEGRTIIMVTHEDEVARRAKRVVRLKDGLLRSDTTNDEADRQLAREEQKAAVIALAAREED, from the coding sequence ATGCCTAACGCGATCCCACAACCGGCTGCAGCATCCGCCGCAAAATCGAATCGCCTGGCCACCTCCATTTGCGATGTCCGCAAGGAGTATGTCCTTAAAAGCGAGACCGTTCGAGCCCTCCGCGGGGTCTCGTTCGACGTTCCCGAAGGGGACTTCGTCGCGATCATGGGTCCGTCGGGTAGCGGCAAAAGTACGCTGCTGAACCTGCTCGGCTGCCTGGACAAACCGACCGCTGGCCACCTGCTGCTTGGCGAAGACGACATCTCGTCGATGAGCGATGACGAATTGGCTGAAATTCGCAGCCGCCGCATCGGTTTCGTTTTCCAATCCTACAACCTGATTCAGCAATTAACCGTCGTCGAAAACATCCAGGTCCCGCTCTACTACCAGGGCCGACTCGGCTCGGAAGAACGCCGACGCGCCACCGACCTGGCCTCCACGGTCGGCCTGGGCGACCGCTTGGACCACCGCCCCAACCAACTCTCCGGTGGTCAACAGCAACGTGTCGCGATCGCACGATCACTGGTCAACGATCCCTACTTTATCCTGGCCGACGAACCGACAGGTAACCTGGACTCCAAAACGACCGAAGAGATCCTAACCTTGTTCGACCGCCTGAACGGGGAAGGGCGAACCATCATCATGGTCACCCACGAAGACGAAGTCGCCCGCCGTGCCAAACGCGTCGTCCGCCTGAAAGACGGCCTGCTGCGAAGCGATACCACCAACGACGAAGCCGACAGACAACTGGCCCGCGAAGAACAGAAGGCTGCCGTAATCGCCTTGGCCGCTCGAGAGGAAGACTAA
- a CDS encoding efflux RND transporter periplasmic adaptor subunit: protein MAAKPHVPRARSIQRNPSLQRTGGILGGVIILLVVIAAVGGGVYYYYQNGNSEDQNRNLITHTAFRGSFDHIVLEQGEIESSRNTELICNVKSRTGGSGIAILWVADEGTPVKKGDKLVELDSSQLEQELKQQRIVVGNADANVATGEAAVKQAMIARQEYLEGVFMTDEKAIESEIAIAQQELRKAQLALDSSERLVAKGLVKSLQLEADQYAVANARNQLEANQGRLKVLQNLTRQKMLVQFDSDIAAARAGLEAYRGTQEEETEKLEEIREQITACVMYAPTDGVVVHANKYSSRGGNAEVVIEPGAIIRERQAIIRLPDPSEMQVSAKINESRVTLLEEGMPARIRVDAIPGLQLQGRVTKVNRYAEPGSWMSSSIKEYGTTIKIIDPPPSIRTGMTAEVQIFVQQLDDALQIPIQGVYEYRGNTLALMRGSNGELETRNVTVVATNDKMATISDGITEGEDVVLNLRDHLDLVNLPEVAAIDNSDMAALRQAPGAKTADADGPSNAGPPSGGPPSSAADIVNRTFESNDTDGDGILSKEEIAAMDGNRRDRIAEADTDGDGAITRAEMTVAAGKMMAAMRARQSGGGGPGGGPPGGGRGRGGS, encoded by the coding sequence GTGGCTGCGAAACCCCATGTTCCACGCGCTCGAAGCATCCAGCGGAATCCGTCTCTACAGCGGACCGGTGGCATCCTGGGTGGCGTCATCATCCTCCTTGTCGTGATCGCCGCTGTCGGTGGCGGAGTCTATTACTACTACCAAAACGGCAATAGCGAAGACCAAAACCGCAACCTGATCACCCATACCGCTTTCCGTGGATCTTTCGACCATATCGTGCTTGAACAAGGCGAAATCGAAAGTAGCCGCAATACGGAACTGATCTGTAACGTCAAATCGCGAACCGGAGGCAGCGGGATCGCCATCCTGTGGGTCGCCGACGAGGGAACCCCTGTCAAAAAAGGGGACAAACTGGTTGAACTCGATTCCTCGCAGCTTGAACAGGAACTGAAGCAGCAACGTATCGTCGTCGGCAATGCGGATGCCAACGTTGCCACCGGCGAAGCGGCCGTCAAGCAAGCCATGATCGCTCGCCAGGAGTACCTCGAAGGGGTTTTCATGACGGACGAAAAAGCGATCGAAAGCGAAATCGCCATCGCTCAGCAAGAACTTCGCAAAGCACAACTCGCACTCGATAGCTCCGAACGCCTGGTCGCCAAAGGCCTGGTCAAATCCCTGCAACTGGAAGCCGACCAGTATGCCGTCGCCAACGCTCGCAACCAACTGGAAGCAAACCAAGGTCGCCTAAAGGTCCTGCAAAACCTGACGCGTCAGAAAATGCTGGTGCAGTTTGACAGCGATATCGCGGCCGCTCGAGCCGGCCTGGAAGCCTACCGCGGGACCCAGGAAGAAGAAACGGAAAAGCTTGAAGAGATCCGCGAGCAAATCACGGCCTGCGTGATGTACGCTCCAACCGACGGAGTGGTAGTCCATGCGAACAAATACAGCAGCCGCGGCGGCAACGCCGAAGTCGTGATCGAACCGGGAGCCATCATCCGCGAACGCCAAGCGATCATCCGCCTGCCCGACCCAAGCGAAATGCAGGTCAGTGCCAAGATCAACGAATCACGCGTCACCCTGCTGGAAGAGGGCATGCCCGCTCGAATCCGCGTCGACGCGATCCCCGGACTGCAACTGCAGGGCCGAGTCACCAAGGTCAATCGCTATGCCGAACCGGGCAGCTGGATGAGCTCGTCGATCAAAGAATATGGCACCACGATCAAGATCATCGACCCTCCACCATCCATCCGGACCGGAATGACGGCCGAAGTTCAAATCTTCGTCCAACAACTGGACGACGCTCTCCAAATCCCGATCCAAGGGGTTTACGAATACCGCGGCAACACGCTGGCCCTGATGCGAGGCTCCAACGGAGAACTCGAAACCCGAAATGTAACCGTCGTCGCCACGAACGACAAAATGGCGACGATCTCTGACGGGATCACCGAAGGCGAAGATGTCGTCCTGAACCTTCGCGACCATCTGGACCTAGTCAATCTGCCCGAAGTTGCCGCGATCGACAATTCCGATATGGCCGCCCTCCGCCAGGCTCCGGGAGCTAAAACAGCCGACGCCGACGGCCCTAGCAATGCAGGACCGCCTTCAGGTGGCCCCCCAAGCTCCGCCGCCGACATCGTCAATCGAACCTTTGAATCGAACGACACAGACGGCGATGGGATTCTTTCCAAAGAAGAAATCGCTGCAATGGACGGCAACCGTCGCGATCGAATCGCCGAAGCCGACACCGATGGCGACGGAGCGATTACGCGAGCCGAAATGACAGTTGCCGCTGGCAAAATGATGGCCGCGATGCGGGCCCGCCAATCGGGCGGTGGCGGCCCTGGCGGTGGACCTCCAGGTGGCGGTCGCGGGCGAGGAGGATCCTAA
- a CDS encoding KAR9 family protein, producing the protein MTEFGPGHRHISFRNTVKRKSPCLRVSVSPCLRVSVSPCLRVFQLPTSNFQLPTPNSQLPTPNSQLPTSNSQLPTPNSQLPTPNSQLPTPNSQLPTPNSQLPTPNSQLGGKICRLHRHRAACLHNFIPFLTREGVGLNLLPPLTDLSQATLLSSASRLTGG; encoded by the coding sequence ATGACGGAATTCGGACCTGGGCATCGACATATCAGTTTCCGCAATACTGTAAAACGCAAATCTCCGTGTCTCCGTGTCTCCGTGTCTCCGTGTCTCCGTGTCTCCGTGTCTCCGTGTCTCCGTGTCTTCCAACTTCCAACTTCCAACTTCCAACTTCCAACTCCCAACTCCCAACTCCCAACTCCCAACTCCCAACTCCCAACTTCCAACTCCCAACTCCCAACTCCCAACTCCCAACTCCCAACTCCCAACTCCCAACTCCCAACTCCCAACTCCCAACTCCCAACTCCCAACTCCCAACTCCCAACTCCCAACTCCCAACTCGGTGGCAAAATTTGCCGGTTGCACCGACACCGCGCGGCTTGCTTGCACAATTTCATCCCTTTCCTGACTCGCGAGGGTGTTGGTCTCAATCTCCTGCCGCCGCTTACCGATCTCTCTCAAGCAACGCTGCTATCATCGGCCTCCCGACTTACGGGAGGTTAG